From a single Litorilinea aerophila genomic region:
- a CDS encoding HAD-IIA family hydrolase has protein sequence MPPYKNVLMDMDGVLVKGRTAIPGAGDFIAHLNETGIPYLVLTNNPLYTPRDLAHRLHTAGLEVPAERIFTSAMATARFLHAQRPRGKAFVIGESGLTQALHDIEYVLTDYEPDYVVLGETHSYNLNHITKAIRLILDGARFVATNPDPAGPSEQGIVPACGAMAALIEKVTGVSPFFIGKPNPLMMRTALNYLGAHSEETVMIGDRMDTDIVAGLSSGMDTILVLTGVTQREDVDRFPYQPSRVVASIAGVDLAAFQGA, from the coding sequence ATGCCACCCTATAAAAACGTACTGATGGACATGGACGGCGTACTGGTCAAAGGGCGCACGGCCATCCCAGGTGCCGGCGATTTCATCGCCCATCTGAACGAGACGGGCATCCCCTACCTGGTGCTCACCAACAACCCCCTCTACACGCCCCGGGACCTGGCCCATCGCCTCCACACCGCGGGCCTGGAAGTCCCCGCCGAACGAATCTTTACCTCGGCCATGGCGACGGCCCGCTTTCTCCATGCCCAGCGTCCCAGGGGAAAGGCCTTTGTCATCGGCGAAAGTGGCCTCACCCAGGCCCTCCACGACATCGAGTATGTGCTCACCGACTACGAGCCGGACTACGTGGTGCTGGGAGAGACCCACAGCTACAACCTCAACCACATCACCAAGGCCATCCGCCTGATTCTGGACGGCGCCCGCTTTGTGGCCACCAACCCCGATCCGGCCGGCCCGTCAGAGCAAGGCATCGTGCCTGCCTGTGGCGCCATGGCTGCGCTTATCGAGAAGGTAACAGGTGTCAGCCCGTTTTTCATCGGCAAGCCCAACCCCTTGATGATGCGTACGGCTTTGAATTACCTGGGCGCCCATTCCGAGGAGACGGTCATGATCGGCGACCGGATGGACACTGACATCGTGGCGGGCCTCAGCAGCGGCATGGACACCATCCTGGTGCTAACAGGGGTCACCCAAAGGGAAGACGTAGACCGCTTTCCCTATCAGCCATCCCGGGTGGTGGCGTCGATCGCCGGGGTCGACCTGGCGGCTTTTCAAGGGGCATGA
- the xylB gene encoding xylulokinase produces the protein MVEKRLILAHDLGTTGNKASLFDRDGSLLGSAFHAYPTAYPRPNWAEQDPQEWWQALCQTTQRLLAEAGAKPEAVAAVSFSGHMMGCLPVDQAGHPLRSCIIWADQRAQDEAHHMAALLGADTIYQVTGHRVSPAYTGAKILWIRHHQPEIFQATATFLQPKDYLAFRLTGQRATDYSDASGTLLFDLEERCWNEAWLAQLEIPPDTLPPLYPSTAIIGHVTPEAAQATGLAEGTPVVIGGGDGACAGVGAGVVEPGAAYAYIGSSAWISVSTPRPILDPQQRTFTFHHLHPERYCPMGTMQAAGGARDWAWQRLAGESDQLDRLAAQAPVGADGVLFLPHLLGERSPFWNPQARGAFVGLTMGHGEAEMARAVLEGVAFNLRLIFDALRPQLPHVSALRLIGGGSRSGLWCQILANCLNLPVQTLSLKSEATSWGAAVAGGVAVGLFDWSMAAAHSQVVETFHPQPEAVPLYDGLVQIYTDAYRALAPIHARLAAFQKDRPE, from the coding sequence ATGGTTGAAAAGCGGCTGATCCTGGCCCATGACCTGGGCACTACCGGCAACAAAGCCAGTCTCTTCGACAGGGACGGCTCTCTGCTGGGTAGTGCCTTCCATGCTTATCCCACCGCCTATCCTCGCCCCAACTGGGCTGAACAAGATCCGCAGGAGTGGTGGCAGGCCCTCTGCCAGACCACCCAACGCCTGCTGGCCGAGGCGGGTGCAAAGCCCGAAGCGGTGGCCGCCGTCAGCTTCAGCGGCCACATGATGGGCTGCCTGCCGGTGGATCAGGCCGGCCATCCCCTCCGCTCCTGCATCATCTGGGCCGATCAACGGGCCCAGGATGAGGCCCACCACATGGCCGCGCTCCTGGGCGCGGACACCATCTATCAGGTCACCGGCCATCGGGTCAGCCCGGCCTATACCGGGGCCAAAATCTTGTGGATTCGGCACCACCAGCCCGAGATCTTTCAGGCCACGGCGACCTTCCTGCAGCCCAAGGATTACCTGGCCTTTCGCCTGACAGGACAGCGGGCGACAGACTACTCGGACGCTTCGGGAACGTTGCTCTTCGACCTGGAAGAGCGCTGCTGGAACGAAGCCTGGCTGGCACAGTTGGAGATCCCGCCCGACACCTTGCCTCCCCTCTACCCGTCTACCGCCATCATCGGCCATGTCACCCCGGAGGCAGCCCAAGCCACGGGCCTGGCCGAGGGCACGCCGGTGGTCATCGGCGGCGGCGATGGCGCCTGTGCGGGCGTGGGCGCAGGGGTGGTGGAGCCCGGGGCCGCCTATGCCTACATCGGCTCGTCGGCCTGGATCAGCGTCAGCACCCCACGCCCCATCCTGGATCCTCAACAGCGCACCTTTACCTTTCACCATCTCCACCCGGAACGCTACTGCCCCATGGGCACCATGCAGGCCGCGGGCGGCGCCCGGGACTGGGCCTGGCAGCGACTTGCGGGAGAGTCGGATCAGCTGGACAGGTTGGCAGCCCAAGCCCCTGTCGGCGCCGATGGAGTTCTTTTCCTTCCCCACCTGTTGGGCGAACGCAGCCCCTTTTGGAACCCCCAGGCCCGGGGCGCCTTTGTGGGCCTGACCATGGGCCACGGGGAGGCTGAGATGGCCCGGGCCGTCCTGGAGGGCGTCGCCTTCAACCTGCGCCTGATTTTTGATGCGCTGCGGCCCCAGCTTCCCCACGTTTCAGCCCTCCGCCTCATTGGCGGGGGCAGCCGGAGTGGGCTGTGGTGCCAAATCCTGGCCAACTGCCTGAACTTGCCCGTTCAGACCCTGTCCCTCAAGAGTGAGGCCACCAGTTGGGGGGCAGCCGTGGCCGGGGGCGTGGCTGTGGGCCTGTTTGACTGGTCCATGGCGGCGGCCCATAGCCAGGTGGTGGAGACCTTCCATCCACAGCCAGAAGCGGTGCCGCTCTATGACGGGCTGGTCCAAATCTACACAGATGCCTACAGGGCATTGGCGCCCATTCACGCCCGGCTCGCCGCCTTCCAGAAGGACCGACCAGAATAG
- a CDS encoding class II aldolase/adducin family protein, with translation MHDSVDPRSKMVEIAGLLYERHLTNSAGGNLSCRVGDHIYITPRYLGSKHRWKLREEMILVFDRDFNILEGDPALVSRESRMHFGCYRHFPQINGVIHAHPRYLNVFAAAGKPVTPTNQYTEKFDPVEVVPNLPSHSQELADAVVAKLQPRAETLAKNGLGLILAWHGVVTVGRDLDDAYDTLERLEWSAQTLLWARACNLELRP, from the coding sequence ATGCATGATTCTGTCGATCCCCGCAGCAAGATGGTCGAGATTGCCGGCCTTCTCTACGAGCGCCACCTGACCAACAGTGCAGGCGGCAACTTGAGCTGTCGTGTGGGCGATCACATCTATATCACACCCCGGTATCTAGGCAGCAAGCACCGCTGGAAGCTGCGGGAGGAGATGATCCTGGTCTTCGACCGGGATTTCAATATTTTGGAGGGGGATCCGGCCCTGGTGAGCCGGGAAAGTCGGATGCATTTCGGCTGTTACCGCCACTTTCCCCAGATCAACGGCGTGATCCACGCCCACCCCCGCTACCTGAATGTCTTCGCGGCGGCGGGCAAACCGGTCACGCCCACCAACCAGTACACGGAAAAATTCGACCCGGTCGAGGTGGTCCCCAACCTGCCCTCCCACAGCCAGGAGCTGGCGGATGCCGTGGTGGCCAAGCTTCAGCCCCGGGCAGAAACCCTGGCCAAAAATGGCCTGGGCCTGATCCTGGCCTGGCACGGGGTGGTAACCGTAGGCCGAGACCTGGACGACGCCTACGACACCCTGGAGCGGCTGGAGTGGAGCGCCCAGACGTTGCTGTGGGCCCGGGCCTGCAACCTGGAGTTGAGGCCGTAG
- a CDS encoding 1-phosphofructokinase family hexose kinase gives MILTVTLNPTIDRVLFIQDFALGDVVRAEREVVSPSGKGIDVSLIVQELGGVTRAIALNAGYSGQILAALLAERQLPCDFVPAHGHTRMACLLTEQATGRQSTILAPTLVGEPAHLTQVVARLEALAPAAWGVACAGSIPPGLPADSYRTLILAGRRHGLVTLLDASGPGLRAGVASQPDILKVNLRELAELVPEVGAWRQALMTKEQAADFPARLEALARLLAGQWPILATQALVVTLGSQGLVAFTHQGRYHVPALDVPVVSPAGAGDAVSAGILLARSQGKPWDEALALGTAAAAAVVMNEGTAVCTRQQVETLLPQVHVLSL, from the coding sequence ATGATTCTGACGGTCACCCTGAACCCCACCATCGACCGGGTTCTGTTCATCCAGGATTTTGCCCTGGGGGATGTGGTCCGGGCGGAGCGGGAAGTGGTTTCGCCCAGCGGCAAGGGGATCGACGTCTCCCTGATCGTTCAGGAGTTGGGCGGCGTGACCCGGGCCATCGCCCTCAACGCCGGCTACAGCGGCCAGATTTTGGCCGCCCTGTTGGCAGAGCGGCAACTTCCCTGCGACTTCGTGCCGGCTCATGGCCACACCCGGATGGCCTGCCTCCTGACGGAGCAGGCCACCGGCCGCCAGTCCACCATTCTGGCGCCCACGCTGGTGGGCGAGCCGGCCCATCTGACCCAGGTGGTGGCCCGCCTGGAGGCACTGGCGCCCGCCGCCTGGGGGGTGGCCTGCGCCGGCAGCATCCCGCCGGGCCTCCCGGCGGACAGCTACAGGACGTTGATCCTCGCTGGTCGCCGCCATGGCCTGGTGACCCTGCTGGACGCGTCCGGGCCAGGGCTTCGGGCCGGCGTCGCCAGCCAGCCGGATATCCTCAAGGTCAACCTGCGGGAGCTGGCCGAGCTTGTGCCGGAGGTGGGGGCATGGCGTCAGGCGCTGATGACGAAGGAGCAGGCCGCCGATTTTCCTGCTCGCCTGGAGGCACTAGCCCGTTTGCTGGCGGGGCAGTGGCCCATCCTGGCCACCCAGGCCCTGGTGGTGACCCTGGGGAGCCAGGGTTTGGTGGCCTTCACCCACCAGGGCCGCTACCACGTGCCGGCGCTGGATGTGCCGGTGGTCAGCCCGGCCGGCGCCGGGGATGCCGTCAGCGCGGGCATCCTGTTGGCTCGCAGCCAGGGGAAGCCGTGGGATGAAGCCCTGGCGCTGGGCACGGCTGCTGCCGCTGCCGTGGTGATGAACGAAGGCACCGCCGTCTGCACACGACAACAGGTGGAGACACTGCTGCCCCAGGTCCACGTGTTGTCTCTGTAA
- a CDS encoding sugar ABC transporter ATP-binding protein — protein sequence MNDSRSQPLLSLRNITKTFPGVVALDHVQFDVRAGEVHALLGENGAGKSTLIKLIAGAYQPDQGEIFFQGRPVTIDSPRTAAELGVAVIYQETSLYPELTVAENIFMGRHPRGALGRVDWKRMAREAEAIFQAMEVEIDVGRKVGQLTVGNRQRVEIAKALSQQARVLIMDEPTAALTARDVETLFQIVRRLREQGVGIIYISHRLEEVFELADRVTVLRDGKYVDTLDVADATPARLISMMVGRSLDTLFPKVEVPRGEPILEVQGLTRAGVVEDINLTLHQGEILGLSGLVGSGRSDLAQILFGVHPPDAGEIRINGRPVRIGSPQAAMQMGIAYVSEDRQRLGLILPMTVKENSSLAILTQLARFGFVRVRQEERLVQEVVEKLQVRTPSIHQRVANLSGGNQQKVVLAKWLLCRPQVLILDEPTRGIDVGAKAEIHRLMSELASQGIGIIMISSELPEILGMSDRVLVMRRGRIVAEFPRAEATQEKIIAWAISDRPVAESAGSAP from the coding sequence ATGAACGATTCTCGTTCGCAGCCACTCCTCAGCCTGCGCAACATTACCAAGACCTTTCCTGGCGTGGTGGCCCTGGACCATGTCCAGTTCGATGTGCGCGCCGGCGAGGTCCACGCCCTGTTGGGCGAAAACGGTGCCGGCAAATCCACCCTGATCAAGCTCATCGCCGGCGCCTACCAGCCCGACCAGGGAGAAATCTTCTTCCAGGGCCGCCCGGTGACCATCGACAGCCCGCGCACCGCGGCCGAGCTGGGCGTGGCGGTGATCTATCAGGAAACCAGCCTCTACCCCGAGCTGACCGTGGCCGAGAACATCTTCATGGGGCGCCACCCACGGGGGGCCCTGGGCAGGGTGGACTGGAAGCGCATGGCCCGGGAGGCCGAAGCCATCTTCCAGGCCATGGAGGTGGAGATCGACGTGGGGCGCAAGGTGGGGCAACTGACCGTGGGCAACCGGCAGCGGGTGGAAATTGCCAAGGCCCTGAGTCAACAGGCTCGGGTCCTCATCATGGACGAGCCCACCGCCGCCCTCACCGCCCGGGACGTCGAGACCCTCTTCCAGATCGTGCGGCGACTGCGGGAGCAGGGGGTGGGGATCATCTACATCAGCCACCGCCTGGAGGAGGTCTTCGAGCTGGCCGACCGGGTCACGGTACTGCGGGACGGCAAGTATGTGGACACCCTGGATGTGGCTGATGCCACCCCGGCCCGGTTGATCAGCATGATGGTGGGCCGTAGCCTGGACACCCTCTTCCCCAAGGTGGAGGTTCCCAGGGGCGAACCCATCCTGGAGGTGCAGGGGTTGACCCGGGCAGGCGTGGTGGAGGACATCAACCTGACGCTCCATCAGGGAGAGATCCTGGGGTTGAGTGGTCTGGTGGGGTCCGGGCGCAGCGACCTGGCCCAGATCCTCTTTGGCGTCCACCCACCGGATGCCGGCGAGATCCGGATCAATGGCCGGCCGGTGCGCATCGGCTCGCCCCAGGCCGCCATGCAGATGGGCATCGCCTATGTCTCCGAAGACCGGCAGCGCCTGGGCCTGATTTTGCCCATGACGGTCAAGGAGAACAGCAGCCTGGCCATCCTCACCCAGCTGGCCCGTTTTGGCTTCGTGCGGGTGCGCCAGGAAGAGCGTCTGGTGCAGGAGGTGGTGGAGAAGCTCCAGGTGCGTACGCCCAGCATTCACCAACGGGTCGCCAATCTGTCGGGCGGGAATCAACAGAAGGTGGTGCTGGCCAAATGGCTTCTCTGTCGGCCCCAGGTGCTGATCCTGGATGAGCCCACCCGGGGCATCGACGTGGGCGCCAAGGCCGAGATCCACCGTCTGATGAGCGAGCTGGCCAGCCAGGGGATCGGCATCATCATGATCTCCAGCGAGCTGCCGGAAATTTTGGGCATGAGCGACCGGGTGCTGGTCATGCGCCGGGGCCGCATCGTGGCCGAGTTCCCCCGGGCCGAAGCTACCCAGGAGAAAATCATTGCCTGGGCGATTTCGGATCGCCCGGTAGCCGAGAGTGCAGGTAGTGCGCCATGA
- a CDS encoding ABC transporter permease, whose protein sequence is MIRQRADVRPDTVGWFSLERFTQETVLAIFLIVLIAVLSFIRPDFLQSRNVLSILLDSSHVAVAVVGMTLVIVAGGIDISVGSMLAVCAVVGGLLAQAGVPIPVALAAIVLSGTVIGFINGALVVWGGIPSIIVTLGMLSILRGAVVLVTGGSWIRNLPPGFYIGQARLAGIPVPILVAAVVVLAAALWLRYAPLGRYFYAVGANREAARLTGIPVKRIQMASFILNGTLIGVAALIFATRFSAIQTNSGVGFELLVITAAVVGGVSIMGGSGTVWGALLGVLLLNVIGSGLVFLRVSAYWFQAVQGTLILLAVVFDIVRKRRLGEL, encoded by the coding sequence ATGATTCGACAACGTGCAGATGTCCGGCCGGACACCGTGGGCTGGTTTTCCCTGGAACGATTCACCCAGGAAACGGTGTTGGCCATCTTTCTGATAGTCCTGATCGCTGTTTTATCATTCATTCGCCCCGACTTCCTACAGTCGCGGAATGTGCTCTCCATCCTGTTGGACAGCAGCCACGTGGCCGTGGCCGTGGTGGGCATGACCCTGGTCATCGTGGCCGGCGGAATCGACATTTCGGTGGGCTCCATGCTGGCCGTATGCGCGGTGGTGGGCGGGCTGCTGGCCCAGGCGGGTGTGCCCATCCCGGTGGCCCTGGCTGCCATTGTCCTGAGTGGGACGGTGATCGGCTTTATCAACGGCGCGCTGGTGGTGTGGGGCGGGATTCCCTCCATCATCGTCACCCTGGGCATGCTGAGCATCCTGCGGGGCGCGGTGGTGCTGGTCACCGGCGGATCCTGGATCCGCAATCTGCCGCCAGGATTCTACATCGGCCAGGCGCGGCTGGCTGGAATTCCGGTGCCCATCCTGGTGGCGGCGGTGGTGGTATTGGCTGCCGCCCTCTGGCTGCGCTATGCCCCCTTGGGGCGCTACTTCTATGCCGTGGGGGCCAACCGGGAAGCCGCCCGCCTGACCGGCATTCCGGTGAAGCGGATTCAGATGGCCAGCTTCATCCTCAACGGGACCCTCATCGGCGTGGCCGCCCTCATCTTTGCCACACGCTTCAGCGCCATCCAGACCAACAGCGGCGTCGGCTTCGAGCTTCTGGTCATCACCGCGGCGGTGGTGGGAGGCGTTAGCATCATGGGCGGCAGCGGCACGGTGTGGGGCGCGCTGCTGGGCGTGCTCCTGCTCAATGTCATCGGCAGCGGGCTGGTCTTCTTGCGGGTGAGCGCCTACTGGTTCCAGGCGGTGCAGGGGACCTTGATCCTGTTGGCCGTGGTCTTTGATATTGTGCGCAAACGACGTCTGGGTGAACTATGA
- a CDS encoding ABC transporter permease, whose amino-acid sequence MVKEPAMAETALPTARPGKLSRTWISQESILLVILLVIVLVLSRLSDRFLTAGNLLNLTRFFAEIGLMALPMTLIIISAGIDLSVGSIFGWSAVMLGFAWQVWGFPLPVAIVICLVTGVVAGLLNGWLVAHIKVPPLIATLATLAIYRGMALGISQARPISGYPDWFEFFGQGSIGPLPTQFVVLILFTVVVAIFLARTPWGRYIYAIGHNAEASLFSGIPVARMLMAIYTFSGFMASLAAFIFVSRVTTTRADAGTGLELDVIAAVVLGGTSIYGGQGSILGTILGLVIIALLRNGLSLAGVRGDATVVVIGATLILAVFLNRVLRGEKGDAR is encoded by the coding sequence ATGGTCAAAGAACCTGCCATGGCCGAAACGGCCCTGCCCACCGCCAGGCCGGGGAAACTTTCCCGCACCTGGATCAGCCAGGAGAGTATCCTGCTGGTCATTCTGCTGGTCATTGTGCTGGTCCTTTCCCGGCTCAGCGACCGCTTCCTGACCGCGGGCAATCTCCTCAACCTGACCCGGTTCTTCGCTGAGATTGGCCTGATGGCCCTGCCCATGACCCTCATCATCATCAGCGCCGGGATCGACCTCTCGGTGGGGAGCATCTTTGGCTGGAGCGCGGTCATGCTGGGATTTGCCTGGCAGGTCTGGGGCTTTCCCCTGCCTGTGGCCATCGTCATCTGCCTGGTGACCGGCGTGGTGGCCGGCCTGTTGAACGGCTGGCTGGTGGCCCACATCAAGGTGCCCCCCCTCATTGCCACCCTGGCCACCCTGGCCATCTACCGGGGCATGGCCCTGGGCATCAGCCAGGCCCGCCCCATCAGCGGCTATCCGGACTGGTTCGAGTTCTTCGGCCAGGGCAGCATCGGCCCTCTGCCCACCCAGTTTGTGGTGCTGATCCTCTTTACCGTGGTGGTGGCCATTTTTCTGGCCCGCACGCCCTGGGGACGCTACATCTACGCCATCGGCCACAACGCCGAGGCGTCCCTCTTTTCCGGTATCCCCGTGGCCCGGATGTTGATGGCCATCTACACCTTCAGCGGCTTCATGGCCAGCCTGGCCGCCTTCATCTTCGTCAGCCGGGTGACTACCACCCGGGCCGACGCCGGCACCGGCCTGGAGCTGGATGTCATCGCCGCGGTGGTGCTGGGCGGCACCAGCATCTATGGTGGCCAGGGGTCCATCCTGGGCACCATCCTGGGGCTGGTTATCATCGCTCTCTTGCGCAACGGCCTGAGCCTGGCTGGCGTGCGGGGGGATGCCACCGTGGTGGTCATCGGTGCCACCCTGATCCTGGCCGTCTTCCTGAACCGGGTCTTGCGGGGGGAGAAGGGGGACGCTCGTTAG
- a CDS encoding autoinducer 2 ABC transporter substrate-binding protein: MRHTKLYALVGLLLALALVLTACPAPAQPGAAPSQPEPAATEEAHEEATAEPTAEEHAEEATVVTDVELPEGWDGGWTVNAPDLAGQPIQVYDIPKLIGIDYFNATYKGMQEAAEELGNVTVTQDGPTEGRVDRQIEFIENFITQGADAIVFASNDPVAIAPVLEKALSQGIRVIGYDADAEPQARQFFVNQATFEAIGKALVESMVAQVGEDAQVAIVTSSLTAPNQNAWIEEMTKYRDANYPNLEFVDIRPSEEDQNLAFSVTNDLLLAYPDLAGVFGLSSVAFPGAAEAVKQAGKCGQVAVVGLSTPNVMRSYVKEGCVKDVVLWNPVDLGYATIYAVRAVIDGTLKPGDTEFEAGRLGTLQVQGSQILLGDPFIYTAENIDDFNF, translated from the coding sequence ATGCGACACACCAAACTGTACGCCCTGGTGGGCCTGCTTCTGGCACTGGCCCTGGTACTGACTGCCTGTCCGGCGCCGGCCCAGCCGGGCGCGGCACCATCCCAGCCGGAACCGGCCGCCACCGAGGAAGCCCACGAGGAGGCCACCGCTGAACCGACCGCCGAGGAGCACGCGGAAGAGGCCACTGTGGTCACCGACGTGGAGCTGCCGGAAGGTTGGGACGGCGGCTGGACGGTGAACGCGCCGGACCTGGCCGGCCAGCCCATCCAGGTCTACGACATTCCCAAGCTCATCGGCATCGACTACTTCAACGCCACTTACAAGGGCATGCAGGAGGCGGCCGAAGAGCTGGGCAACGTCACCGTAACCCAGGATGGCCCCACCGAGGGGCGGGTGGACCGCCAGATTGAGTTTATCGAGAACTTCATCACCCAGGGCGCGGATGCCATCGTCTTCGCCAGCAATGACCCCGTCGCCATTGCACCCGTCCTGGAGAAGGCCCTCTCCCAGGGTATCCGGGTCATCGGCTATGACGCGGACGCCGAGCCCCAGGCCCGCCAGTTCTTCGTGAACCAGGCCACCTTCGAGGCCATCGGCAAGGCGCTGGTGGAGTCCATGGTGGCCCAGGTGGGTGAGGACGCCCAGGTGGCCATCGTCACCAGCAGCCTGACCGCGCCCAACCAGAACGCCTGGATCGAGGAGATGACCAAGTATCGGGATGCCAACTATCCCAACCTGGAGTTCGTGGACATCCGCCCCAGCGAGGAAGACCAGAACCTGGCCTTCTCCGTGACCAATGACCTGCTGCTGGCCTATCCGGATCTGGCCGGTGTCTTCGGCCTGAGCTCGGTGGCCTTCCCCGGCGCGGCCGAGGCCGTCAAGCAGGCGGGGAAATGTGGCCAGGTGGCGGTGGTGGGCCTGAGCACCCCCAACGTCATGCGCTCCTACGTCAAGGAGGGGTGTGTCAAGGATGTGGTTCTGTGGAACCCGGTGGATCTGGGCTACGCCACCATCTACGCCGTGCGTGCCGTGATCGACGGGACCCTCAAGCCGGGTGACACCGAGTTCGAGGCCGGCCGCCTGGGCACCCTGCAGGTCCAGGGCAGCCAGATTCTGCTGGGCGATCCCTTCATCTACACCGCGGAAAACATCGACGACTTCAACTTCTAA
- the rhaI gene encoding L-rhamnose isomerase, with amino-acid sequence MQDHHAAYELLAERLTAQGIDVERVKEAIKNHHIETPSWGYANSGTRFKAFPWPGAAVTTRQKLDDAAMVHKMTGIAPTVAIHIPWDKPEDGDYDAMRQYAEEQGIRIGAVNPNVFQDDEYRLGSFGNPDPAVREQALDHVLECCEIMTKVHSDILSLWFADGTNYAGQDSLRERKRRFEQALETVYQHLPAGGRMLIEYKFFEPAFYSTDIPDWGTAYAWSLKLGDQAQVLVDLGHHAQGVNIEQIVAFLLDEGKLGGFHFNNRKYADDDLIVGSVNPYELFLIYNELVDAEQSSEPHLRETARNVAYMIDQSHNVEGKMAPMILSVLNCQEAYAKAQLVPRQQLAEARAAGDVLAAHHLLTEAYRTDVRPLLAQVREEMGVPVDPLAAYWASGYEEKIRKERGITATSGGYQ; translated from the coding sequence ATGCAAGACCATCATGCTGCCTACGAGCTGCTGGCCGAGCGGCTCACGGCCCAGGGCATCGACGTGGAGCGCGTCAAAGAGGCCATCAAGAACCACCACATCGAGACCCCTAGCTGGGGCTACGCCAACAGCGGTACCCGTTTCAAGGCCTTTCCCTGGCCAGGCGCCGCGGTGACCACCCGCCAGAAGCTGGATGACGCCGCCATGGTCCACAAGATGACCGGCATCGCGCCCACGGTGGCCATCCACATCCCCTGGGACAAGCCCGAGGACGGCGACTACGACGCCATGCGCCAGTACGCGGAAGAGCAGGGCATCCGCATCGGCGCCGTCAACCCCAACGTCTTCCAGGACGACGAGTACCGCCTGGGCTCCTTCGGCAACCCGGACCCGGCCGTCCGGGAGCAGGCGCTGGACCACGTCCTGGAATGCTGTGAGATCATGACCAAGGTCCACAGCGACATCCTCAGCCTCTGGTTCGCCGACGGCACCAACTACGCAGGGCAGGACAGCCTGCGGGAGCGCAAGCGCCGCTTTGAGCAGGCCCTGGAAACGGTGTACCAGCACCTGCCCGCCGGCGGCCGTATGCTCATTGAGTACAAGTTTTTCGAGCCCGCCTTCTACAGCACCGACATTCCGGACTGGGGCACAGCCTACGCCTGGTCCCTCAAGCTGGGCGACCAGGCCCAGGTGTTGGTGGATCTGGGCCACCACGCCCAGGGCGTCAACATCGAGCAGATCGTGGCCTTCTTGCTGGACGAAGGGAAGCTGGGCGGCTTCCACTTCAACAATCGCAAGTACGCGGACGACGACCTGATTGTGGGGAGCGTCAACCCCTACGAGCTCTTCCTGATTTACAACGAGCTGGTGGATGCGGAGCAGAGCAGTGAGCCCCACCTGCGGGAGACCGCCCGCAACGTGGCCTACATGATCGACCAGTCCCACAACGTGGAAGGAAAGATGGCACCCATGATCCTGTCGGTGCTCAACTGCCAGGAGGCCTACGCCAAGGCGCAGCTGGTGCCCCGACAGCAACTGGCCGAAGCCCGGGCCGCCGGCGATGTCCTGGCCGCGCACCACCTCTTGACCGAGGCCTACCGCACCGATGTGCGGCCCCTGCTGGCCCAGGTGCGGGAGGAGATGGGCGTGCCCGTAGACCCCCTGGCCGCCTACTGGGCCAGCGGGTATGAAGAAAAAATCCGCAAGGAGCGGGGAATTACAGCCACCAGTGGTGGCTATCAGTAG